The Sphingobacterium lactis sequence CAAAGGATATCCCTTCCTCATTAACGAACCCCAGATCACAGCAGCTTCTCGCAGGTATGCGGAGGAATATCTGGGCGCAGAAAATGTAGTGGAACTGGACCTCTGGCCAGCCGCTGAGGATTTCGCCTATTATTCCCAGGAAACCAATGCATGTTTCTACCGCTTGGGGACAGGGAATGTGGAAAAGGGAATAACCTCTGCCGTACATACGCCAACCTTTGACATCGATGAAACCGCCCTACAGACCAGTATCGGTCTGATGGCCTACATTGCTTTACGACAACTGGAAGCTTAAGCGATGTCCTCACATCATATTGTTCGGGAAAATCAGGAACCGGCACTCTTTATCGCCGATCCCCATTGCCTGCAGGAAGGCTATCTCCATCAATTATTGGAATGGAGCCCGACGATTATTACCCTAGCTCAGCATTATGAACACCTGCAATCGCTACAGATCAAAGTAGATGTGCTACTTGCGAAGGAGGAAGTTTCCGGAATGGATCTGGAGGAACACCTACAGGTCGTTTCCTATGGAGACAGCAGCCCAACTGCAGCCTTATTTACTTATCTGCACAGCAAGAACAATTATGCGGTAAACATACTGACCAATGACGAGCAGATTTCGCCATATATCCCCTTTCTGTCCGATTTCACCATTATTTTCCTAAATGACGGGGGAAAGCACCTTTTGGTGAGAAAGTACGAGAAATGGCTTCCTAAGGGTTTTGTATTGGGCATAGCCGGCGTTGAAGATATTACGGATCTGGAGAACCTAGATGCAATATCCGACGGAAAATTTACGGTGCGTGCGGACGGATTTGTCCGGATCACCGAGCAGCCACACTATTTTAGGATTACGGAAGAGTTATGATAACAATACGAAAGGCAACCGCAGAAGATGCGGTCTTGATTCACGAACTGGCGCATGCCATCTGGTACCCCACCTATGGTCCGATCCTTTCCCAGGATCAAATAGCCTTTATGTTGGAGAAGATGTATGCCACGGAAGTGTTGGAGGCTGCAATTTTGGAGGACCAGGTTCAATTTTATCTCCTGTATGACCAAACGGATAATGCCGTTGGCTTTCTTGGGCTACAACCAAAAGCAGATTGCCTACGTATCGAAAAGATTTATCTCCTCCCGATTACCCAAGGAAAGGGTTATGGGAAATTATTAATTGAATTTTCTGCTGACCGCGCGAAAGAACTGGGCCTTCCGGAATTGGAACTGAATGTGAACCGTGGAAACCAGGCGTATCATTTTTACCTTAAACAGGGTTTTGAAGTAGTAGAGGAAGTAGATATCCCCTACTACGGTTATGTTATGGACGATTACGTTATGCGTAAGCGTTTAATCTCTTAATTTTTCTACACGTGTCGGTGTCTGTTCCCCTTTGACAATACCGATCGCACCTGCGGCAATAGCCTCAATACTCGATTTTATATTGTTGATATCCAACGTGCTGACCTCATCCTTAACGGTGTGGTAGTAGCTATCCTTGTCGATCTGAGAGGTCGAGAAGGTATGTGCCGGTACCCCCAATGCCGCTAATACCGCGTTATCGCTACGATAGAACAGGTTCTGTGTGGTATATGGATCCGGGTGGAAGGTAAAGGCAGAACCTTTCAGGTTCTCTTGCATCAGTTGACCTAGGTTGGATGCCGTGAAACCAGTGATGTACATTGTATTCGGGCCGAATTTTGAATCCTTACCGATCATTTCAATATTGATCATGGCAGCCACTTTCTCCGGATCGATGTTATTGGAAAAGTATTTGGAGCCGAACATACCGATTTCCTCAGCTGTAAAGGCCACGAAAATTAATGTACGCTCGTTGTTGTTCAACTTTTTATAATAGCGGGCCAATTCGATCATTGCAGTCGTACCCGAGGCATCATCATCAGCACCATTGGCAATGGAATCCTGCCCTACTGCTTGGATAATACCGATATGGTCGTAATGACAGGAGAAAACCACATATTCATCCGCTTTGGATTTTCCAGGAATAATGGCTGCTACATTGGCCATCGTGAAATCGTTCCCTGTTTTCTCTACCTGAACCGTATAATCTGCAGGAATGGATTCTGCCACGACGAATACTTTTGTCGGTGATTTCGGTCTTTCCTGGCCCTTGATGGTAATCTGCTCGCGGTTATAGATTTTCTTGAAGCGCGCTAGGAATGCCGCATGCTTCTTATCCACTGCTATGATGGCATCTTCCGGATCCTTCTGAACGATTTCGCGGAATTTCTGCGAGAAATCATCATCCGCAGTGATCTGCAGGGTCTTGATCTTATTTTCCTTGGCGGAAAGTGATCCTTGGAAATCCCCAAAGATTAGGAAATCTTCATCAGCTAACTCCTTATTCGCTATGGTTACGCGTTGTGAAGACACTTTGGATCTGTTTACGGCGAACTCCTGTTTGAAGTTATTGCCAACATACGGCTGAAGGCCGATTTCCTTAAACTCGGCAGCAATGAAGTCTGCCGCGCGATCGATATCGGCGGGTACCAAGGCTGAGCGGCCGCGCATCTCATCGGATGCCAGTGTATTTAATATTCTACTGATGTTCTCGGTTGTCGTTATTTCAGCGACCTGCGCATAGGATAACTGAAAAAATAACCCAAGGCTACATAAGGATAAAAAGTGTTTAATCATGATCTATAATTTGCGATGAAAATACTAAATTATTAAAGTAATGATAGGGTATTTGCTATTAAAAATTATTTATCTTTGAGAAAAAGGATACTATGAAAGAAATAAGCGTTCAAGAATTGAAGGACATGATGGACCACAATACGGAGTTCCAATTGATCGACGTACGTGAGCCTTTCGAATATGAAGTTTCTAACCTCAACGGGGTAAACATTCCATTATCGGGTGTTGTAATCGAGTCGGATAAGATTTCTAAGGATCTTCCGGTAGTGATTCACTGCAGATCAGGAAAACGAAGTGCGCAAGCAATTATGTTGTTGGAGCAGGAAGGCTTCACCAACCTATCGAATCTTCAAGGCGGTATTTTAGCTTGGAAAGAAGCATTCGACCCAGAAATGGATGTCTATTAACAGTCATACAAAATAAGAAAGCCCGATTTTATCGGGCTTTCTTATTTTGTATGACAGATATGAGATGTTAGATATGAGATATGAGAAAGTCTGGGTGCTATTAGGCAACCATTAGTAATATCTGACAGATATGAGATGTTAGATTTGAGATATGAGAAAGTCTGGGTGCTATTTGACATCCGTTAGTAATTTTCCGAGCTAACTTTCATTTTATCCCATCTTCCATTTTCCATCTTCCAGTCTAAGTTTTCTATCTATCTCTCAACATCAGGTAGCCCACTTAATAACGCAAATCTCATATCTCTAGTCTCACAGTTTAGGTTTTACATCTCTCCACCCTCTTCAAATAACACACTTTCTATCTCAAATCTCACATCTCACATCTCATAGTCTAATAATGCCATTCTTTCAATTCTGCGGTATGATTGTTAAAAAACCGAAAAAAATTCGGTTTTTTTCGGATATTATATTGTTAAATTATTAAAAGCATTACCTTTATACTAAAGTACCAAATGTAAACAAAAACATTATTTATGGACAATCAATCCAACAATACCTACACATTTTTTGAGGGGGTAGCTCGTAACTTCGATAAAGCGGCGAAGTTCACGAAATTTTCATCAGGGATCCTTGATCAGATCAAAGCCTGTAACTCGATTCTGCGGGTAAAATTCCCGGTTAAGATTGGGGATAACATTGAGGTTATCGAGGCGTATCGTGTCCAGCATTCGCACCATAAGTTGCCGTGTAAGGGCGGTATCCGTTTCAGTATGGAGGTCGATCAGGATGAGGTTATGGCGCTGGCATCGCTGATGACCTATAAGTGTGCGATCGTGAATGTTCCTTTCGGTGGAGCAAAGGGCGGTATCAAGATCGATAGCAAGAAGTACTCCGAGTACGAACTGGAGAAGATCACCAGAAGGTATACTACGGAATTGGTGAAGAAGAATTTTATCGGTCCGGGCACGGATGTTCCTGCTCCAGATTATGGAACAGGAGCGCGTGAAATGAGTTGGATCGTGGATACATATACGACCCTAAACCCGAATGAGATCAATGCACAAGCCTGTGTGACAGGTAAACCGATTTCTCAGGGTGGTGTGCGCGGACGTACGGAAGCAACCGGATTGGGTGTTTTCTTCGGTGTTCGGGAAGCATGTAAGGTGCAAGAAGATATGGAAGCACTTGGATTGACCGTCGGTGTGGAGGATAAGCGCGTGATTGTTCAGGGATTGGGAAATGTGGGTTACCATGCCGCAAAATATTTCCAAGAGGCAGGTTCCAAGTTGGTGGGATTGATCGAATATGAAGGAGCCATCTACAACGCCAATGGTCTTGACCTAGATGCCGTTGTTGCGCACCGCAAGACAACCGGGTCCATTCTGGATTTCCCGGGCGCAGAGAATGTTGCAGATTCCGCTAGAGCGTTGGAATACCCATGTGACATCCTGATTCCGGCAGCATTGGAGTCCGTGATCAACATCAGCAATGCCGACCGTATCCAAGCACAGATCATCGGTGAAGCTGCGAATGGTCCTTTAACACCTGAAGCGGACGAGATCCTGAACAGCAAGGGCAAATTAATTATTCCGGATATTTACCTGAACGCGGGCGGGGTTACAGTTTCGTACTTTGAGTGGTTGAAAAACTTAAGCCATGTGCGTTACGGACGTTTGGAAAAACGCTTCTCAGAGAATATGTACGCGGAAATCTTGAATATTATTGAGTCCATGACCAATCAGAAGGTGTCCAAATTGGAACGCAAGATTATCTTGAGAGGTCCGGATGAAGTGGATTTGGTTTACTCCGGTTTGGAAGACACCATGATCGGATCTTACCAGGAGATTCACCAGATCTGGAAAAATACAGAAGGCGTAACGGATCTGCGTACAGCAGCATTTATCTGTGCTATCAACAAGGTGGGCGAGTCCTACAAAGAATTGGGTATTTTCCCATAGACTTTGGCGGGATTTTATCCTAACTTTGCTTCATGAATAAATTATTCCTCCAGACTAAACAGGCTTTCCTATTTAGTCTGGCTTTTTATATCTTCTCCCTTCTCTTTCTGTTGCTGAAGATAGGCTTCGCTCCTATCCTGCTGAGCATCGCGATGCTGGTGTCGCTGATCTGGGTGGTGCTGGTGTTGTTGGAGATCATCAAATCGACACGAATATCCGATGGCGAACGGCTTTTATTGGTGTTATTTGTCATTGTGGGGAATATTATCGCCGGAATAGTGTATTTTTATTTCGTTCGCGAACGGGTTACAGGATATAAAGTAATAAAGAAGAAATGACGAAGAAGTTTATATTGAATATTTTGCTCAATCTGGGCATTGTGTTTTTGGTACTGAGTGCTTGGGCAGGCTATAACAGTGGACAGATGCTCTACCTGGGGATTTCGATCGCCCTATTGGTCGTCCTGATCTATCTGAAGGTCGTGCTAATTAAACAGGTCAAGCGGGATGTACGTGCGAAGGAGGAAGAAAAGATCAAGATGGCACAGCAACAAGCAAGAAAAAAGAAAAGGGCTAAATAATCATTAGCCCTTTTCTTTTTTCTTCTCGCTGCTTTCTATTTTACGAAAGGAGGTTTTTTAACAACCGCTTTGATTGGCGTGTTACGGATAGAGACAAAGATCTCTGTGCCCTCTTTAGCGAAAGCGGTATCCACATAACCCAAACCAATGGATTTCTTTAAGGATGGCGACTGTGTACCGGAAGTCACACGACCGATCTTGTTTCCTTCAGCATCTACGATTTCATAATCGTGACGAGGAATACCTCTGTCGATCATTTCAAATCCTACCAATTTCTGGGAAACACCTTGCTCCTTTTCAGCTTTTAGGTTTTCCGAGTTCACAAAATCCTTCGTGAATTTTGTTACCCATCCCAAACCTGCTGCCAATGGTGAGGTGGTATCGTCGATGTCGTTTCCATATAGACAGAATCCCATTTCTAAGCGTAAGGTATCACGTGCGCCCAAACCGATCGGCTTGATGCCATATGCTTTACCCGCTTCCATGATGGCATTCCATACTTGTTCTGCATGTTCATTGGCTACATAGATTTCAAAACCTCCAGCACCGGTGTAACCCGTTGCGGAAACCAATACGTTTTCCACGCCGGCAAAAACACCTTTCTGGAACGTGTAGTATTCCATCGGTGCGAGTTCGATATCGGTTAATTGCTGCAACGCATCAGCCGCTTTAGGCCCTTGGATCGCGAATAGGGATGTTTCATCGGAAATGTCCTTCATCTCTACACCTTCGGTGTTGAACTTGCTGATCCAGTTCCAGTCTTTTTCAATGTTCGACGCATTCACGACCAATAGGTAAGTGGTATCGTCGATCTTGTAGGTCAAGAAGTCATCCACGATACCTCCGTCTTCGTTCGGAAGGTAACCGTATTGTACTTTGCCATCGTATAGTTTTGAAGCATCGTTTGAGGATACTTTTTGAATCAAATCCAAGGCCTTCTCTCCTTTTAGGATGAATTCGCCCATGTGGCTTACATCAAACATACCAACGCCAGTACGCACTGTCTCGTGTTCGTCGTTGATACCCGAATATTGAACAGGCATATTGAAGCCAGCAAAAGGAACCATTTTCGCTCCTAAGGCAATGTGAACGTTTGTTAACGCAGTATTTTTCATGTTATTGGAATGAGTTTATATTTTCCACAAAAGTAGCAAATAGATATGAGATATGAGATGTGAGATTTGAGATAGAAAGGTTAAAATGGAAGATCAGACAGATTTTGGGAGATGATATACGTATGCAGGAAATTTTATTAGACGGGATAATACTCTTACCATCTCATATCTCAATACTCACATCTCAAATCTCAGCCTCAATACTCACATCTCACATCTCAGCCTCAAACAAGCTAACAGCCTTACTATCTCAAATCTCAATACTCACATCTCACATCTAAAGAAGCTATGTTTAGCGCCCTCTTAAACTCGGGTTGGAGTTGGGCTTCGATAAAGATTGTTTCTTTTGTTCTGGGATGTTGAAATTTGATGTTCTTGGCGTGGAGCAGCATGGTATCGTGCTGGAATGTTTCTTTCCAGAGCTTGTTCTGTTTATTGCAGCCGTGGGGCCTATCCCCGATGATGGGATGGAAAATATGGGCAAAATGCCTTCTGATCTGGTGCATTCGGCCGGTTTGCGGTCTTGCCGATACAAGGGCATAGCGGGAAGTCGGGAATTTGCCGAAGGGCAGGTCTATTTCCGAAAGTGCTATGGTGGTATAATGGGTGAGTGCGTCCTGGAGGGTTCCGTTTTCCTTTTTCAAGGGATAGTCAATGGTGCCTGCAGGTTCGGTATGTCCGCGCAGGAGCGCCAGGTATTCCTTTTCGATTCGATTTTCCGCAAATGCTGTTTGGATTAGGGAATCCATCTCCTTGTTCAGGGAGAAAAGAAGTACACCGCCTGTCTTGCGGTCGATGCGGTGCGCCGGGTAGACCGGTTGTCCGATCTGATCGCGAAGCAACTGAAGGGCGAACTCCGCAGTGTCCGCAGCAATGGAAGATCGGTGGACCAATAGCCCATGGGGCTTGTTGATCGCTATCAGATCCGCGTCCCGATAAATGATCTCCAGCATTATTGATTCTTTAATGCCTCGATCAGGACTTCTGCCTTCTCATCCAACTTCGGACTGATCCATACCTTTCCGAAAGCACCGCCACCAATGATATATTTCTCGCCGTTCCAGGAAATCTTCGTCAGGGAGAACAGGTAGTAGTTGTTGGTATAGGTATAGCTGTTCACAAATTCGCGAACCACCTGGTCGCCAAAGAGCATCATACCGAAATCGACGGCATCTTTATGTTCGTAATTCAGCTGTT is a genomic window containing:
- a CDS encoding Glu/Leu/Phe/Val family dehydrogenase, whose protein sequence is MDNQSNNTYTFFEGVARNFDKAAKFTKFSSGILDQIKACNSILRVKFPVKIGDNIEVIEAYRVQHSHHKLPCKGGIRFSMEVDQDEVMALASLMTYKCAIVNVPFGGAKGGIKIDSKKYSEYELEKITRRYTTELVKKNFIGPGTDVPAPDYGTGAREMSWIVDTYTTLNPNEINAQACVTGKPISQGGVRGRTEATGLGVFFGVREACKVQEDMEALGLTVGVEDKRVIVQGLGNVGYHAAKYFQEAGSKLVGLIEYEGAIYNANGLDLDAVVAHRKTTGSILDFPGAENVADSARALEYPCDILIPAALESVINISNADRIQAQIIGEAANGPLTPEADEILNSKGKLIIPDIYLNAGGVTVSYFEWLKNLSHVRYGRLEKRFSENMYAEILNIIESMTNQKVSKLERKIILRGPDEVDLVYSGLEDTMIGSYQEIHQIWKNTEGVTDLRTAAFICAINKVGESYKELGIFP
- a CDS encoding rhodanese-like domain-containing protein, whose protein sequence is MKEISVQELKDMMDHNTEFQLIDVREPFEYEVSNLNGVNIPLSGVVIESDKISKDLPVVIHCRSGKRSAQAIMLLEQEGFTNLSNLQGGILAWKEAFDPEMDVY
- a CDS encoding pseudouridine synthase, with translation MLEIIYRDADLIAINKPHGLLVHRSSIAADTAEFALQLLRDQIGQPVYPAHRIDRKTGGVLLFSLNKEMDSLIQTAFAENRIEKEYLALLRGHTEPAGTIDYPLKKENGTLQDALTHYTTIALSEIDLPFGKFPTSRYALVSARPQTGRMHQIRRHFAHIFHPIIGDRPHGCNKQNKLWKETFQHDTMLLHAKNIKFQHPRTKETIFIEAQLQPEFKRALNIASLDVRCEY
- a CDS encoding GNAT family N-acetyltransferase, encoding MITIRKATAEDAVLIHELAHAIWYPTYGPILSQDQIAFMLEKMYATEVLEAAILEDQVQFYLLYDQTDNAVGFLGLQPKADCLRIEKIYLLPITQGKGYGKLLIEFSADRAKELGLPELELNVNRGNQAYHFYLKQGFEVVEEVDIPYYGYVMDDYVMRKRLIS
- the gcvT gene encoding glycine cleavage system aminomethyltransferase GcvT is translated as MKNTALTNVHIALGAKMVPFAGFNMPVQYSGINDEHETVRTGVGMFDVSHMGEFILKGEKALDLIQKVSSNDASKLYDGKVQYGYLPNEDGGIVDDFLTYKIDDTTYLLVVNASNIEKDWNWISKFNTEGVEMKDISDETSLFAIQGPKAADALQQLTDIELAPMEYYTFQKGVFAGVENVLVSATGYTGAGGFEIYVANEHAEQVWNAIMEAGKAYGIKPIGLGARDTLRLEMGFCLYGNDIDDTTSPLAAGLGWVTKFTKDFVNSENLKAEKEQGVSQKLVGFEMIDRGIPRHDYEIVDAEGNKIGRVTSGTQSPSLKKSIGLGYVDTAFAKEGTEIFVSIRNTPIKAVVKKPPFVK
- a CDS encoding M28 family metallopeptidase, giving the protein MIKHFLSLCSLGLFFQLSYAQVAEITTTENISRILNTLASDEMRGRSALVPADIDRAADFIAAEFKEIGLQPYVGNNFKQEFAVNRSKVSSQRVTIANKELADEDFLIFGDFQGSLSAKENKIKTLQITADDDFSQKFREIVQKDPEDAIIAVDKKHAAFLARFKKIYNREQITIKGQERPKSPTKVFVVAESIPADYTVQVEKTGNDFTMANVAAIIPGKSKADEYVVFSCHYDHIGIIQAVGQDSIANGADDDASGTTAMIELARYYKKLNNNERTLIFVAFTAEEIGMFGSKYFSNNIDPEKVAAMINIEMIGKDSKFGPNTMYITGFTASNLGQLMQENLKGSAFTFHPDPYTTQNLFYRSDNAVLAALGVPAHTFSTSQIDKDSYYHTVKDEVSTLDINNIKSSIEAIAAGAIGIVKGEQTPTRVEKLRD
- a CDS encoding DUF6358 family protein — encoded protein: MTKKFILNILLNLGIVFLVLSAWAGYNSGQMLYLGISIALLVVLIYLKVVLIKQVKRDVRAKEEEKIKMAQQQARKKKRAK